taataataagatttagataaagcacttttttttttttttttttaatttaaccacTTTCTATTAAattagtaagaaaaaaaatgtgagatccctcgtagattggagagaggaactaGTGCCAGGGAGGTTGGATCCTGTAGacgtggattgtgagatcccacatcgattggagagaagaactaGTGTTAGTGAGGACACTAGGGCTGAGGTGGATGGTGAGATACCACGtagattggagagagaaactagtgccagtgaggacgctgggccctgtaaggggtggattgtgagatcccgattgaagagaggaaatagtgccagtgaggatgctggaccctacaaggggtggattgtgagatcccacatagatTAGAGACGGAAATtagtgctagtgaggacactgTGCCCTGTAGGGgcgaattgtgagatcccacgtcgattagagagaggaattagtgctagtgaggacatTGTGCCCTGTAGGGGCGAATTGTGacatcccacatcgattagagagaggaactagtgcaacgaggacgctggaccctgtagggggtggattatgagatcccacatctttggagaagggaacgaaacgtTTTTTATAAGGGGGGTGCAAACATCTCCaaaacctgaaagggaaaaaccaaagagacaatatctatcaATAGTAGGCGTGGGCTATTACAGGATCTTAGAAATCTCTTAGGTtgccttcttcttttctcctctAAAAAGGAATTTCTCCACGTGTGTAGGGTAGGTTAAATGAACCTCTCTAgtatttaatgtaaaaaaaaagtcaaaatcacATCTTGAATGGATTATAAGCGACAATGAACTTTAAATGATGTATCGAATATAAAAGAGAACGGAGTATTTGAGTATCGAACCTGAAGAACGAACCACAAACCCCAAGAAATGCTggagaggaagagaagaaaacagccAATGATCCATGTTTTTGTGGAAGAGATATGAGGTTTGTGGGTTTGGGATTtgtgaaattgaaaaagatgATGATTGATGAGTGGCTTCAAATAAGGACCTTTATAGAATGCAAGTGTGATCACTCCCCCAATGCAAACTAATATTCCAAAAGCTTTTGCCATTCCAGCCACTGTTCTCAACCTCACTTTCTCCATCCTATCATTAAAGTTTACACCAAAAAAGGACCAATTTTTAGTTGAGTTTAgagcaacaaaaacaaaacccagaaTTTTAATTCCTTAAAAACATCAAATCTTCCATCTTTTTTGACTCAAACTTCAAGAACAAACGTGAATTGTTTACCTTAATAAAACTGCAAACAGAAACGTTGTCACTGGCAGACAATTGAACGCAGCAGCTCCCAAATTTGCTGATGTATAATCAACCGCCACACCGTATGCATTGAATCCAATGGTCATCCTGAATTGGAAAACCATCCACCAAaccataaaatttagaatcaccgacatggaatctcacaattcacctcttCAGGGCCCACCACAGTTAGATATGGTCagttttttcttaaaatgtgtctattaagaagaggttttcacacagACATGTTTCGTTTACTATCTCCAACCGACGAGGAGGAACGTGATAAAAACATACCCAATTAAGGAAATGACAAAAATCTTAAAGAAATTCCTGAGAGAAAGCGGGCGGGGCTCTTTtctggggaaaaaaaaaaggaaaaaaagaggtTAAANaaaaaaaaaaaaaaacataaaggaTTATGAAGGaatcaaagaaagagaatgaaaccTTTTCAAAAACATGATGAGAGGGAGGTAAAAAACAGCACCAGCAGCTTGCCTATAGAACACAAACACAAAGCTGTTCATCCCAGAAGCAAACGCCGCCTTTGAAACAAGACTCATTCCAGCTAGAAGAATCTGTGTCAAAACAGCAACAAAATATGGTTTTTTGGAACCCATTTTGAGACCAAGCTTTGATTGAATCTTAAATTGAAAGTGGAGAGAAAATGAGATGAACTGAATGTGTTGTTGATGTGAAGTTCAAACCATTTAAACACAAATTGAAGGACAAACAGACAAACACTGTTGACCTCAAAAGGGTTCATTAAATTTTGGTCAAGCTCCCTATGCCTTTTTTTCTCCTACCCAACTTCCATGATATTCACGAATAATAATACGATCCTTTCCCAACTCAACCAACAACAAAGTATGGAATAATTAGAAAGTATTCATAAAAGTTTTTAActtaatcttaaattaaaattttgaatcccATAACCCACAttaaatgaacaatatcatactatggTGTCGTCAtttctaacatagtatcagagtcatcaTATTATGGTGTTCTAATTTCTAatatagtatcagagtcatgttgTTGTGAGTTATAGCATAGCGGgaataaagataaaagatgGACTATGAATAATGGAGCATTTTAGTCCAGTTATGGCCTCAGGGAAGGGACAATTATTAGGTGTATTGAGGACATCATGTCTCTGACGTAgtccttcctttctttcttttcttctttttaaaagagtttttttttttaattcctaaaaataaatgtctgttgtttattttgtaaaaactattagaaataaaataggaaaaaaaatgtgataattgagaaaaatagttgtgtgtgaaaaaaaaaaaaaaaaaaaaagggcacttagaaaataaaggaaaagtagAGACTAAATAAagtgtgaaagaaaaaagtaaggagagattaataagaacttcaaatttaatttaattacaaagaaaaaaaaaagtaaaaagaacataataatacttttattatatatatataaacaataattaaaggGTATGGATCGGTCTTGAACGAGGTGggatttatgtttaaattaaaaatttcggAGAGATTTTTCTCTATTAGCTAAATGAGGTTCAAGTCGGAGATTATATTTTCCATCCTCGTCTCCAATCCTGACCAAACTTAGATCTTTGTCAGCCCGCCATACTCACTATATATATGACACAAAACGAACGtattgtatatttatattatatattttatctttcttttttttacgtacttagtaaataaataaatatatgttttttttttaactcggaaagactaaatttaattttttttttcagagaTTATGTTGAGAGGAGGTTTTCTGTCTCCACTCCACTATGTAGACGTCTCtgctcataattttaaaaaatcaaataattatgaaaatgctacttgatttattaaatttttttagaaaaaaaaaagaatacggTCGATCAATCGAACTTTAGAGACGGTGTGCGGTCGtagattatattaaaaataggtAAAAggtgataaaaaaatataaaaaaaaacatacaaaaatgGGTTCCAATATTCGAGAGGCTTATGTTGAGAGTGATTTAGTTAAGCTATTCTTATTCCATATGTCTGAGAGATTgggattaatttaatttataactttCTAATTTTATGTGGAAGATATATATCgaatatgctttttttttttttttaaattagtaatttttttaaattaaagtggAGAATTTATTCTAATGGAGGGAGTGACACACATTCTCAtaccatttaattttagtgacgattaatttaacttacactttttttatttttttatattttattttatgttctcatctttaatttaaacaaataatcatTAGAAGATATTTTCTATCGAGacatttggattaaaaaagaaatacataaaTGAACGGATACAATTTGGgactcttttctattttctacGATTTCTCTTCGTTGAGATATTCTTCCATCGAGCACTCTGGCAAACTCGAACAACGTGACTGAGACCCCATTTCTGGCCAAACTCCATCTACAAGCAACTCTAGAAATTCCATTTCTCACGATGATAACTTTCGACAAAATTGAGCTCATTGTGGTGTTTATGTGTTCGTTATTGCGACAATTTTGATCTACAGACTATATCCCTCCATGTAAAAATTGGTTTTTTTCAGAGACGTTCAAGTCATGGGCAATTACAAATTgatgcaaaataaaaatagaagagtAATATTGCGAGTATAACAATATTTAGTATGAAATCTAATATGTACGGGCACCATCCTTCTTGCTAATAGGCCCATAATGTCACAAGTCACGGTGAGAGCAGTTCTCGTGATCTTAAGGTACGTAAGGTCATCTCAAGGTAACAAAGCGCAATCGTATGAAAATATCTAAGGTCATTTCATGGCGTCTAAGGTTCGATCATCTCTAGGAATGACCCTCTATAAACTTATATCATCAAAAGTAGGAAGGTGAACTCCTACCAATCTAGAcaaatctcatttttaagCGCTATCTGCTTCCTTAATAAAGAGTGGTCTTAAATCAATCTATGCTAGACAAACTCTCATCAGTCGAGATAAGTTCACGTTGCAATTAGATCGGTTCTCGGCCCCGAGTGGTTGAGCAACAGGGAGAGGagagtgaagaagatgataatagggttttggatttttttttttcctccaaaatTGTAGGAAGTTGGATAAATTTAGGTAAAAGTTTAGCTTTTctaaactttaattaaagtcttaaagaaaatattaaattctcaaaaaaaatataaattccaaaaatcggaataaaataaataagaataaaattaattactttatgATTGTTAATCGAcagttaaattttatatttatatttatattatcatCCCAATCTAATAAACATTTGACTTTTGTTTCATAATcctttttaaaagttgtttttcattcttaaaattttagttatgtacattttttaaaaacatgacAAACAAGTTGACCTTAAATTGTtgtaataataacaaatttaagtATAATAATGCTAATTAAACATCTTTTCATCgttaagatatttttattttttcgcTACCCAATTTCTATAACAACTTAAATGGGACCACGTCATCATGAAAAACTTACGTGTCATCAATATCGCCACAGTGACCATACCGACATCCCTTGTTCTAACCATATCAtcaagtttataaatttaaacttttttttttacttgtaaTGCTCGAGTAAAAGAGATgtatatgaatgaatcgaAATCACGtccaaataataaaacttCAAAGTTAAGCATGATttcctaaaaagaaaatatgtgagtgaggaaaaaacatgttgaaagaATCAGTATTGGTCGAGATAATTCAATAATGAGTATAGATTTTCCATCATTAATCGATCGATCACTTATACAGTTAACACAGTTcgagtttaaattttttttattaagatgttagttatttaaaaggtttaatatctagaaaacaaaaagaaaacctaATGAATATCATGAAAAAGAGC
This sequence is a window from Cucurbita pepo subsp. pepo cultivar mu-cu-16 chromosome LG19, ASM280686v2, whole genome shotgun sequence. Protein-coding genes within it:
- the LOC111781301 gene encoding WAT1-related protein At5g64700-like; protein product: MGSKKPYFVAVLTQILLAGMSLVSKAAFASGMNSFVFVFYRQAAGAVFYLPLIMFLKRKEPRPLSLRNFFKIFVISLIGMTIGFNAYGVAVDYTSANLGAAAFNCLPVTTFLFAVLLRMEKVRLRTVAGMAKAFGILVCIGGVITLAFYKGPYLKPLINHHLFQFHKSQTHKPHISSTKTWIIGCFLLFLSSISWGLWFVLQAHFLKTYPSPLEFISYQTILSTAQSFVIAIVMERNPSEWKLGWNIRLLAVLYCGILVTVVSNFLQCWVIKEKGPVFQAMTTPLNVIATIIGSELLLGEGINLGSLIGAMLLVVSLYSVLWGKSKELNVIDIDSNRPTEVPEMRSPPQP